The following proteins are encoded in a genomic region of Oryctolagus cuniculus chromosome 13, mOryCun1.1, whole genome shotgun sequence:
- the TSEN15 gene encoding tRNA-splicing endonuclease subunit Sen15 isoform X2: MMELDAGDATQVYAAFLVFLDLMESKSWHEVNCVGLPELQLICLVGTEIEGEGLQTIVPTPVTASLSHNRIREILQASRKLRGDPDLPMSFTLAIVESDSTIVYYRLTDGFTLPDPQNVPLRR; the protein is encoded by the exons ATGATGGAGTTGGATGCGGGAGATGCCACGCAAGTGTACGCAGCGTTCTTGGTTTTCCTGGACCTCATGGAGA GTAAAAGTTGGCATGAAGTGAACTGCGTGGGACTGCCAGAGCTGCAGCTCATCTGCCTGGTCGGCACGGAGATAGAAGGGGAGGGCTTGCAGACCATTGTGCCCACGCCCGTCACAGCCTCCCTCAGCCACAACAG GATCAGGGAGATCTTGCAGGCATCTCGGAAGCTGCGAGGAGATCCGGATTTGCCGATGTCCTTTACCTTGGCCATCGTGGAGTCCGACTCGACGATCGTCTATTACAGACTGACGGATGGGTTCACGCTGCCAGACCCCCAG AACGTCCCCCTAAGGAGATGA
- the TSEN15 gene encoding tRNA-splicing endonuclease subunit Sen15 isoform X1, translated as MAERGGDGGARPWAPEDAWIGSHPKYLEMMELDAGDATQVYAAFLVFLDLMESKSWHEVNCVGLPELQLICLVGTEIEGEGLQTIVPTPVTASLSHNRIREILQASRKLRGDPDLPMSFTLAIVESDSTIVYYRLTDGFTLPDPQNVPLRR; from the exons ATGGCGGAGcgcggcggcgacggcggcgcTCGCCCGTGGGCCCCCGAGGACGCCTGGATCGGCAGCCACCCCAAG TATTTGGAGATGATGGAGTTGGATGCGGGAGATGCCACGCAAGTGTACGCAGCGTTCTTGGTTTTCCTGGACCTCATGGAGA GTAAAAGTTGGCATGAAGTGAACTGCGTGGGACTGCCAGAGCTGCAGCTCATCTGCCTGGTCGGCACGGAGATAGAAGGGGAGGGCTTGCAGACCATTGTGCCCACGCCCGTCACAGCCTCCCTCAGCCACAACAG GATCAGGGAGATCTTGCAGGCATCTCGGAAGCTGCGAGGAGATCCGGATTTGCCGATGTCCTTTACCTTGGCCATCGTGGAGTCCGACTCGACGATCGTCTATTACAGACTGACGGATGGGTTCACGCTGCCAGACCCCCAG AACGTCCCCCTAAGGAGATGA